The DNA segment AGTTCAGAATATAACATGAAAAAGGTATATTTTTGACAGAGATGGTTGGGATGGGGATGAGAGTGGCAGCAGTAGTTGCCATactgagaaatacaaaaaaaacaaacttatcTATTTCAAAAACTTGCTTATATCTGGTCTTTAAATTGTTCACATAATATCTAAATAGTCTCAAAGAGAATCCATCTGTTAGGCATCAATCCCCAGGAGGTTGTCTTGCATCTAATGCCATATCTGAGCAAGTTCAGTATTTGCTAACTACATACTCATGGCTTTCCCAACAGCCAGTGGCCAGCTCCCTCCTTTTAGGGATACATGACAGATCTGAGGGTCAGGACAGAGTGGTCATCCATCAAGGGCTGACCTTCTTACACACCCACTGTAAAGAAACTTCACAGCTTGAAGCTTGAAGACTATTTTTGTTGATGGCACCGCATGTCTGCACCAAGCTATTAGAATAAATCCTGTAAGAAATCAGAAAAGTCAATCACTTGAGGCCGTATGCACAGAAAAGGAGTTGAAAGGCATGAAGGGATAAAAATTGAGCAAATTCTTTCTCCCTATTCAGGCAGAAGAATTAAAATTGTCCATTAGCCTCTCTTTAAAATGTTAtcacctttttttattttttattttttattttttgcccttACCCATTGTTCATTCCCTTCCTTGTTCcctatttcctctccttttcactttttcctcttctctccatctGCTCTTCTTAATCTATTCCCCAAGTATTATAATTtggctttcctttttcctctctctctttcttggcACTCCTTTGAAGCCCCTTACCTTGAGAAGTTTAGAGGTGATCCATCTTCCCACCTCCAGCCAGAATTGTTCCTCAGACCAACCCAGTGAAAGGCCTCACTGAGGAAATCTTGGAGCAGGCTCTAAGAGAAAGGTTGAAAACCAAAAACGAGACCTAGTGTCACAGTCAAACAACTATTCCTTTCCACGTTGGATTCCTAATACTAAGTTAAGTAATTAATTAAAAGACAAACTAGCATTCTTTACAccctccatcaccaccactctTAAGGACTGAATGCTTCCTAAAATCAGTATGTTGACCCCCAACCCCTAATGTGATGATACCTGCTGGTGGAGCCTTTAACAAGTAATTAGGTATAGATAAGGCCATGAGGGTGGGGCCTCCATGATGCAATTAGTGTCCTTACAAGAGGAGGAAGAGACCAAAGCACTCTCTCTGCCAAGTGAGGATACAACAAAAAGGCAACCATGTGCAAGCCAGAAGTAGGTCCTCACCAGGAGCCAGAGAACCTTGATGTTGGATTTTCCAGCCATCAGAACTGACAGAGAGAaacatctgttgtttaagccatccagtctatggtattttgtttgaGCAGCCCAAGATAAGACAACTATTCACTCTAAATAACTAATTTCTCATTTAACATCTAATTCTAAAGATTTGTTAACTGTAGAGAGGAGCAGCATCCTAGAATTGACCTTTCTATCCATATCTGGATTCTTATAATGtagcaaataagaaaatattacatcTCTACCTTCCACTGCAATTTTCTCCTTAATTAAAGGGAGTGCCTGATAGGTATtcagattatttcaaaagaaagaagctcCACATTTGCTGCAGAAGTGGTCATCTTTCCCATccttaaatatgtaaattatgatTAAACCTATAGCAATATTCTTGGTTTTTTCCCAAAGTCTCATTTTCCATGTCCTTGTCAATCTTGTATATGGTAAGAAGAAAACAGTTCTTAAGGGAATAAGTTTAAGGTAAAGGTATATCGGCTACACCTCTTATGTGTGCCATGTTACCCAACAGAACAGAGATAAAAGATCCTTCGATCTGCAAAGTCTGACATTCAAATGAAGAAGTTTATATCCAAGAGAATTGCctctataaatgaaataaaataaaatattaaagattaaaatagattaaaataaaaggttaaaaagataatccaagctaattttgttgtaGGATTTAGTATTGGTGTAATTAACAATTACAGTTGCAATATTTTCTAATGACAGCTTAATTGGTCAAACACCTTtggaataaaatattcttttttatctaGAAACTACTAAGAAAGCAACACAATTTCAACTGCCTATGGTGATTATTATAACACCAGATGTCCCATTTTGATGTTGTTTTTATTCCACTCCTGAAAGATGGTTGCTGAAGAGTAAGAATTTATGGCCTCTGCTCTTAACTGTCTCTCTTTGCCTACTTGGACCCTGCATGAGCACAAATAGAGTTGCTCTTCTAAAGTTaagagaaggccaggcacagtggctcacgcctgtgatcccagcacttagggaggccgaggtgagtggatcacttgaggtcagaagtttgagaccagcctggtgaatgTGGTACaaaactcccgtctctactaaaataaaaaagtaaaaaaaaattaggcatggtgacgggtgcctgtaatcccagctacttgggagactgaaacatgagaatcgcttgaacctaggaggcagagattgcagtaagccgagatggcaccactgcatttcagcctcggtaacggagtgagactctatctcaaaacaaaacaaaataaaataaagttaagagAGGCAAAAAGCCTCTTTGCACTTCTAGTAAAGACACTACAGGAGAGAAAAGGAATCTTTTGTGCTATTTCTCATGGTCAGAATAACCTCTATTTTCTCTTCACTGGGTTTCGGTCCTGTTTCCATTTAGGACATGACTGTGGTGGTTCCTAGACGAAGCATTTGAAAAATGAGTATGACTTGTTTATCAATGCTTTTCTTCCCAAATAATCTATGCCTTATGATGACTTTGTTCTCTCAGAACCCAGTATCCTGAAAACAATTATCTCTTACATTTGTATTGCACTCTAAGGTTTGCAAAATCCCTCTGCGTTCATTCCCAACATCATTTGAAATACTACATACACAGTGTGGcatttaggaaaacaaaacagaaacaaaattctgGAGGCTCCTAGCTCCCTCCTTCTATCTGAAGATGAGCAGGTGGTTTACTCTGGCTGAGCTTCAACTTCTTTATGAGCGTTTAGCTTAGATATTTTCTAGGATTCTTTCCAGTTATGAAATTCTTGACAATCTTGGAAGGTAGGCAACTATTATTATCCTCACCTTTAGAGATGAGAAGACGAGGTCATGTGGGTGAAAGAATTCATCCAAGAATTGGATCCTTATCAAATAATCATCCAAGTTTTCTCTCCCAGTGCTAAACTTTTCATCACTCTGTGCCCCTGATTAATGTCCTCCAGTGGTCTCGCTTTTCACacagaataaaatctaaaatccTTACAATGTACGCACAGTCCTACATAATCTAGCCCCTGCTAACCATTTCCTTACTTCCTAGGTGCCAGCCACATGagccttctttctgttcctttcacATGCCAAGGTCATTCTTGCTTTAGGGTCTTTGCATagcttttccctctgcctggactATCTTTCCTGAGATTTCTACATGGCTGTCAATCAGGTCTAGATATCAACTCAAATGTTCCCTCCCGAAAGAGGCCTTCCTTAACTAACCAATCTAAAATAGTATTCACATTTACTATGACATCatactgtttcattttctttaaagcaCATATCACCATAttcatttgtttagttttgtctGTCTCTTCCGAAGACAATGAAAGCACATGTAACATgtatgcaatgtgtaatgatcagaGCAGGGTAATTAGCCTATCGCTtcaaacatttaccatttctttgtgttgggaacattcaaaatcctctcttctagctatttgaaaatatacaatacatgGTTGTTAACTCTAGTTACCCTGCAGTGCTGTAGAGcaagggtccccaacccccaggccatggacaGTACCaatctgtggcctgttaggaaccgggctgcagagcaggaggtgagtggctgGGCGAGCCAGAATTACCGCCtgtgctctgcctcctgtcagatcagtggatCAGCGGCAGCACTGGATTCTCATAGGAGTACAAACCCTAtcgtgaactgcgcatgtgagggatctaggctgcctgcttcttatgagaatctaatgcctgatgatctgaggtggaacagtttcatcctgaaaccacccccGCCAAAGGTCCATGGAAacattgtcttccacgaaacagGTCCCTCGTGCTAATAATGTTGGAGACCACTGCAatagaacattagaacttattttgCCTGTCTAGGTGTAATTTGTATACTTTAACATAACTCTCCCTaacctccccttccccagcccttcCCAGCTTCTTCTATCCTCTGTTCTGAGGTcaactttttttaagttttcacatAAGCAAGAACATccagtgtttaactttctgttcctggtttATGTCACTTAACATGGtgtcctctagttccatccattttgctatgaatgacaggatttcattattttctatggcTGATTAGTATTCTagtgtgtatacataccacattttctttatttcattttttattattatactttaagttctgaggtacatgtgcagaatgtgcaggtttgttacataggtatacacgtgccgtgGTGGATTACTGCACCCAGCagcccgtcacctacattaggtatttctcctaatgctatccctcccctagcccccgaCCCCCAAAcagacccggtgtgtgatgttcccctctctgcgtccatgtgttctcattgttcgacttctacttatgagtgagaacatgcagtgtttggttttctgttcttctgttagttttctttatccatttatttgttgttgAACATTTAGGtggatttcatatcttggctattgtcaaTATTGCTACAATATACATGAGAGTGAACAtctctcttcaacatactgattttatttccttcagatAAATACCCTATATATgtaattatgtgtcaatttaaaaaatgttaataacaaaattaaatttaaaatatcattttccttaaaaataaatacataaaataaaatgtaaacatcatAACAGCAACAACTCTTGACTACCATATCCCTAGCagttagaaaaatacataaaattatactcaataaatgcagaccaggcatagtggctcatgcctacaataccagcaatttgggaggccaaggtgagaggattacttgaggccaggagttcagaaccagtctggacaacatcgTAACActctatctttacaaaaatttaaaaatttagccaactggtcatggtggcatgtgcttgtagcttcagctacttgggaggcagaggcagggaggaggatcacttgagcctcagaagtttgaggctgaagtaagctatgatcatgccattgctctccagcctgggtaacagagtgagatcccatctctttttaaaagaattatgtttaataaatatttatagaaataaagaacACACAATCAGGTATTATGCTGCAGGAAGTTAAAACCCTCTGAACAGAAACtgtatattttttactttctctctGTAAAACTCTTAACTGTGCATGCTGGGGGTAAGGAGGTAGACAGGAGAGTGAATGAAGTATACGACAGATGAAATGACACTGTAATTTTCAACATAGCTTAAAATTTTTACGTTTCTTAACCAACTTgtttaaagaattatttaaattaggaaaaaaagaatggatttttctctttaatattttcacaaaattgGTGTGGTAGTGATAGCCACGATCTAAAagactcaaaaataaatgttactgCATTCAAAGTATATAAAATTTGAGTATATGTGAATcaaaaattataaactaaatatttgaaaaaataaattgattaaaattaacaaaaggaataaaagagtAATTCCCAATTTCTCCGTTGGAATTATGAGAAAAATagtccatttccttttctttcatttcaagaGGAGGAATGGCAGCTAATGAAGCACAGAAATTGATAAAGATTTGCTCAGAAACTTCAATTAGAGTCTGAAGAGCTAGGATTGGGTAATGCCCACATACAAACCCCAATCCTGTGCTCATTTACTACCCTCAAGACCCATATAATTCTAAGTCACTTGATCAATCAGTCCTTTTACAACTTCTCATTGGTGAGGCTAGatattgaaaatgtttattatgGCACCTTCACTCGAAAATCTTCCACTTGGAAGAGGCCTTCAAAACCATAGTGCTAAAACCTATTCTATGTACtcatggatgtgtgtgtgtgtgtgtgtgtgtctgtgtgtgtgtgtctgcatgtgtgtgtgcattagagtgagagagagagaatatagaAGCAGCATGAAAGTAGAAATTGTAGAAAGTATAACTGTAGAAACAGCATGAAAGTATAAATTAGTCTgctgcagtggctgacacctgtaattccagcacttcaggaagtcaaggcaggaaaatcccttgagcccaggagttcaagatcagcctaagcatcatggcaaaaaccccaaatttttgtattttgttaatacaaaaaatatgaaaattagccaggcaaggtagcacatgtctgtagtcccagctacttgggaggttgagatatGAGATAagaggatcatttaagcctgggaggtggaggttgcagtaagatgagattgtgccattgcactccagcctgggtgagagtctcaaacaacaacaacaaaagtataGGTAAAGGTGGTGACTGAGAACTCTTGTCACCCAGAGAAGGTGTGAGCTAGAACACTTAGGTGTTATGTCACTTAGCATTTGTAATGTTtgcttatattttagaaaaaatgcaAACCCTAAAAGCAAAGTGAAGATaaaatccaaacaaacaaaatcaggtgcactttttcttgtcttttcctttcttgcttttttagttcAACATTTATAACTTCCACACACACTTctgtatgtaatatttttaactgaaattaaaatatcattaagGCACAAAGCATATTCCTTAAACTTCCAAATTAACATAGTTTACAGAATGTATGTAAGTTATTTCAACTCATATTAAGAAAAACTAACAATACATTGAAACTATAAAATCATATCTTTTGATTAGCCAACTTAATTCTAGGgaatataatgtaaataaatgacCGCAAGCAAAATGATTTCTATAAACATGCTCATAGCTCATGACAATTGAAAATTAGTAGAATTTTATCTAAGACTATGAAGAGATTTAAGCAATAGTGAAATGATGCAGAATGTgtaaaaatactgtttaaaactaaaataaaatctggtTGCAATTTTTTATTACCTAGAATAATTTAATGCTTAGTAAAAACCAAGAATGAAATAATACTATttgataaaagcaaaatataaaataacgTGTTCCAAAACGCCTAAAAACATAGCATAAAGGTATTTTTAGACAGTATAGCTCTGTTTTGTCCCACCAAACCCGGGGCTAAAATCATCCTGAAAGCAGCGACAGGGGAATTCCCACAAGGGAGAGCCTCAAACCATCACGAGATGGGGCTGGCTGGGATACCATAGAATAAAGCACTCAACATCAAGGTGATCCGTGCAAAGCATCTATTACGGGAACTTACAGAGGGCTGCAGCAATCCTCACGATGGACAGTCAGAGAAAAGGAACGTTTGACCTACGTATGTCCACAGCAAGGGGGTCAGAGATGGAGCTTTTATGAGGGTTTAAGGAA comes from the Macaca mulatta isolate MMU2019108-1 chromosome 11, T2T-MMU8v2.0, whole genome shotgun sequence genome and includes:
- the KLRG1 gene encoding killer cell lectin-like receptor subfamily G member 1 isoform X2, whose protein sequence is MSVLLYQWILCQGSKYSTCASCPSCPDHWMKYGNHCYYFSVEKKDWISSLEFCLARDSHLLMITDKQEMSLLQDFLSEAFHWVGLRNNSGWRWEDGSPLNFSRIYSNSLVQTCGAINKNSLQASSCEVSLQWVCKKVSP